A stretch of the Deinococcus sp. Leaf326 genome encodes the following:
- the recF gene encoding DNA replication and repair protein RecF (All proteins in this family for which functions are known are DNA-binding proteins that assist the filamentation of RecA onto DNA for the initiation of recombination or recombinational repair.), with the protein MGGVLLSGLSTLNYRNLAPDTLEFPAGVTGVFGENGAGKTNLLEAAYLALTGLSDVTRLEQLVQSGEKEAYVRADLQQGGSLSIQEVGLGRGRRQLKVDGVRVRTGDLPRGSAVWIRPEDSELVFGSPSGRRGYLDALLARLSARYGEQLSRYDRTVSQRNAALRAGEDWAMHVWDEALVKLGTEIMLFRRRALTRLDDLSREANTALGSRKLLRLELTESTTPETYAHDLAARRPEELARGATVTGPHRDDLLLTLGDFPANEYASRGEGRTVALALRRAELELLAEKFGERPVLLIDDFTAELDPGRRSFLLDLAASVPQAIVTGTERAPGAALTLRAHAGRFTPELDMAEVGV; encoded by the coding sequence ATCGGGGGCGTGCTGCTCTCGGGCCTGTCTACCCTGAACTACCGGAACCTCGCGCCGGACACGCTGGAATTTCCGGCCGGCGTGACCGGTGTGTTCGGCGAAAACGGCGCGGGCAAGACCAACCTGCTGGAAGCCGCCTATCTCGCCCTGACCGGCCTGAGCGACGTAACGCGCCTGGAACAGCTCGTGCAGTCGGGCGAGAAGGAAGCCTACGTGCGCGCCGACCTGCAACAGGGCGGCAGCCTGAGCATTCAGGAGGTCGGGCTGGGGCGGGGGCGCCGGCAGCTCAAGGTGGACGGCGTGCGGGTCAGGACCGGCGACCTGCCGCGCGGGAGTGCCGTGTGGATCCGCCCCGAGGACAGCGAACTGGTGTTCGGGTCGCCCTCAGGGCGGCGGGGGTATCTCGACGCCCTGCTCGCGCGCCTGAGCGCGCGCTACGGCGAGCAGCTCTCGCGCTACGACCGCACCGTATCGCAGCGCAACGCGGCCCTGCGCGCGGGTGAGGACTGGGCCATGCACGTCTGGGACGAGGCGCTCGTCAAACTGGGCACCGAGATCATGCTGTTTCGCCGCCGCGCCCTGACCCGACTCGACGACCTGAGCCGCGAGGCCAACACCGCCCTGGGCAGCCGCAAGCTCCTGCGTCTGGAACTGACCGAGTCCACCACCCCCGAGACCTACGCCCACGACCTCGCGGCCCGCCGCCCCGAGGAACTGGCGCGCGGAGCCACCGTGACCGGCCCGCACCGCGACGACCTGCTGCTGACCCTGGGCGACTTTCCGGCGAACGAGTACGCCAGCCGGGGAGAAGGCCGCACGGTCGCCCTCGCGCTGCGCCGCGCCGAACTGGAGCTGCTGGCCGAGAAGTTCGGCGAGCGCCCGGTGCTGCTCATTGACGACTTCACGGCCGAACTCGATCCGGGGCGGCGGTCCTTTCTGCTCGACCTCGCCGCGAGCGTGCCGCAGGCCATCGTGACCGGCACCGAGCGTGCGCCCGGCGCAGCCCTGACCCTGCGCGCCCACGCCGGGCGCTTTACCCCCGAGCTGGACATGGCCGAGGTGGGCGTGTGA